The following proteins are encoded in a genomic region of Drosophila miranda strain MSH22 chromosome 4, D.miranda_PacBio2.1, whole genome shotgun sequence:
- the LOC108161322 gene encoding nicalin, producing MLRETDGGMSYFLLIAIPVLAFCLPVMASEFEVKSMSKFDVNGQNFGSRQSLISLEARSLYSWNTSRHCVLTRLINLSVNDFDKIRQNAGGLIIMLPSDIMKLDVEAKEHIAVLEQAMLTHSGAVPIYFAPYNINLEKIIDEITYTTIKASSQNQTSVAQLIMSVSANGYHATVGGTNKVANKNSKIPIIYGELLSNQLHLKANDNAVDAHKLPVILITATLKTFGVFNDYPVNADVTVLLALIEMFSKLHSTTNMAPNYRLIFLISDTGLLLNFQGSKKWLEIDDNSALQNVEFVLCLDTIIESLSSNPDMDMYMHVSKPPKEKTSISHFFKLLKSTAEKYNITVEGVHKKINLADSKLAWEHERFSIKRYPSFTLSSLKSHRSPSRTTIFKDDETRILTHTLIASRIVAEALASFMYKMEPTTSIFDGQFAIKEENVLPYFGIKSVLHNNDLKDAFEKYLNNVKIIYDKADSRDPDFMFYNENDVKLNVYRVKPAIFDIFLTILIGFYLLTVFFGIQYFPLFYDKVSRLTRDDTSVQTNGHYPERLKFK from the exons ATGTTGCGCGAGACAGATGGAGGCATGTCTTATTTTCTTCTAATAGCCATACCGGTGCTAGCTTTTTGTTTACCAGTAATGGCAAGCGAATTCGAAGTTAAGTCTATGTCTAAATTCGACGTCAATGGCCAAAACTTTG GTAGCCGGCAATCGTTAATTTCCCTAGAAGCGAGATCATTGTATTCATGGAATACCTCACGACATTGTGTTCTCACACG ATTAATTAATTTGTCTGTTAATGACTTTGACAAAATACGCCAAAATGCAGGAGGCCTTATCATTATGTTGCCGTCGGATATTATGAAATTGGACGTTGAAGCTAAGGAACATATAGCCGTCTTAGAGCAGGCGATGCTCACGCATTCTGGGGCAGTGCCAATTTATTTCGCCCCCTATAATATAAATTTGGAAAAAATAATTGACGAGATCACTTATACAACCATAAAAGCTTCTAGTCAAAATCAAACATCGGTTGCCCAATTGATTATGTCAGTTTCAGCCAATGGATATCATGCAACTGTAGGTGGTACTAACAAAGTcgcaaacaaaaacagcaagATACCTATCATCTACGGCGAGCTGTTATCGAATCAATTGCATTTAAAGGCCAATGACAACGCTGTCGATGCACACAAGTTACCAGTAATATTGATAACGGCAACTCTCAAAACATTTGGTGTGTTTAAT GACTATCCCGTGAATGCTGATGTAACAGTCTTACTGGCACTCATAGAAATGTTTAGTAAGCTGCATTCTACGACAAATATGGCTCCAAACTACCGTCTCATTTTTTTGATTTCGGATACCGGTCTACTTCTTAACTTTCAAGGCTCGAAGAAATGGCTGGAAATAGACGATAATTCCGCTCTACAG AATGTTGAATTTGTGCTTTGCTTGGATACCATCATAGAAAGTTTATCCTCCAATCCAGATATGgatatgtacatgcatgttTCTAAGCCACCCAAAGAAAAAACGTCAATAAGCCACTTTTTCAAGCTACTTAAATCTACTGCAGAAAAATATAACATAACCGTAGAAGGTGTCCACAAGAAGATAAACTTAGCTGATTCAAAACTTGCATGGGAGCATGAGCGATTCAGCATCAAACGATATCCTTCTTTTACCCTATCTTCACTGAAAAGTCATAGAAGCCCATCGCGAACAACAATATTCAAGGATGATGAAACACGTATTTTGACACATACACTTATCGCCTCAAGAATAGTAGCGGAAGCCCTGGCTAGTTTCATGTACAAAATGGAACCAACGACAAGTATTTTTGACGGTCAATTT GCCATAAAAGAAGAAAATGTCTTGCCATACTTTGGAATAAAATCAGTTTTGCATAACAATGATCTTAAAGATGCTTTTGAAAAGTACCTTAACAATGTTAAAATCATATATGATAAAGCTGATAGTCGAGATCCTGATTTTATGTTCTACAACGAAAACGATGTGAAACTGAATGTTTACAGAGTTAAACCAGCTATTTTTGATATTTTCCTCACTATTTTAATAGGCTTTTATTTGTTAACTGTATTCTTTGGCATTCAATATTTTCCCCTCTTTTACGATAAAGTTTCAAGACTTACAAGAGACGATACCTCGGTACAAACTAATGGACACTACCCCGAACGACTAAAGTTCAAATGA